The proteins below are encoded in one region of Scyliorhinus torazame isolate Kashiwa2021f chromosome 8, sScyTor2.1, whole genome shotgun sequence:
- the LOC140428286 gene encoding acyl-coenzyme A diphosphatase NUDT19-like: MNRELRFWKEAATVILAAGIRSCFVNTSATSTQAHSVPKGEKNNAQSCLETAVFDYTVLMLQRSAKSSFMPHAQVFPGGTVDPSDFSNEWIQIFQPFCEPPNFKMGTVRQSAKRPPILAMDRRKLGSEVPGGVAFRICAIRETFEESGILLVKPNAPDKCLKSQEAIQYDKKELAKWRLPVQKNAENFMKLCRELDCIPNIWALKEWSNWLTPTYPKGKRFDTVFFICCLQEIPFTLHDDCETIQHNWMSPLDFIEGYNSGKFYVPPPQWYELGRLCRLPLLQDLKQFSQDRALEGCERWFPIRLVASDGLAILFPGDELYPEDPDYTGEREMNICSSKTLEQLRLEVTSLHRIEWRHQHDIALYVNIEPPYKHVHPLMIKAQLYSHL; this comes from the coding sequence ATGAATAGGGAGTTAAGATTTTGGAAGGAAGCTGCAACTGTGATCTTGGCTGCAGGCATCCGAAGTTGCTTTGTGAATACAAGTGCCACCAGTACACAGGCACATTCGGTGCCTAAAGGAGAGAAAAATAATGCTCAATCATGTTTGGAGACGGCTGTATTTGATTATACCGTGCTTATGTTACAGAGGAGTGCAAAAAGCAGCTTCATGCCTCACGCTCAGGTGTTCCCGGGTGGTACAGTCGACCCTTCTGACTTTTCCAATGAGTGGATCCAGATATTCCAGCCATTTTGTGAGCCACCCAACTTTAAAATGGGTACGGTCAGGCAATCTGCGAAGAGACCTCCAATTCTTGCAATGGACAGGAGAAAGTTGGGATCTGAAGTTCCTGGAGGGGTAGCTTTCCGTATTTGTGCTATTCGGGAAACCTTTGAAGAATCAGGGATTCTACTTGTGAAACCAAATGCCCCTGATAAATGTTTGAAAAGCCAAGAGGCCATACAATATGATAAAAAAGAACTTGCAAAGTGGAGACTACCTGTACAGAAAAATGCAGAAAATTTTATGAAACTGTGCAGAGAGCTAGACTGTATACCAAATATCTGGGCATTGAAGGAGTGGAGTAATTGGCTAACCCCCACTTACCCGAAGGGAAAGAGGTTTGATACTGTGTTCTTCATCTGTTGTTTGCAAGAGATTCCTTTTACATTGCATGATGACTGTGAAACCATCCAACACAACTGGATGTCTCCCCTTGATTTTATTGAGGGCTACAATTCAGGGAAATTCTATGTCCCTCCCCCACAGTGGTATGAGCTGGGCAGGCTCTGCCGATTACCCCTTCTCCAAGATCTGAAGCAATTCAGTCAAGATCGTGCACTGGAAGGTTGTGAACGATGGTTTCCAATCCGTCTAGTTGCTTCTGATGGCTTGGCAATTCTGTTTCCTGGGGATGAACTTTATCCAGAGGATCCAGATTACACAGGGGAAAGGGAGATGAACATCTGTTCTTCGAAAACGTTGGAACAATTGCGGCTGGAGGTTACCAGTCTGCACCGAATAGAATGGAGACATCAGCATGATATTGCGCTGTATGTAAATATTGAGCCTCCATACAAACATGTCCACCCACTAATGATAAAAGCTCAACTCTATAGTCATCTGTGA